The following are encoded together in the Zingiber officinale cultivar Zhangliang chromosome 8A, Zo_v1.1, whole genome shotgun sequence genome:
- the LOC122011999 gene encoding protein NUCLEAR FUSION DEFECTIVE 6, mitochondrial-like isoform X1: protein MIAAAAGRSILRSPCLRGAASRAGSVRPSLFRSIPKQRPPSAAVRFFRSPVEASFCVESMLPMHSATASALMTSMLTISRRGCGWLSEASNEDV, encoded by the exons ATGATAGCCGCCGCCGCTGGCAGGTCGATCCTCCGCTCGCCTTGCCTCAGGGGCGCTGCCTCGAGAGCCGGATCAGTGCGGCCTTCCCTGTTTCGCTCCATCCCAAAGCAGAGGCCTCCGTCTGCTGCCGTTCGCTTCTTCAG GTCACCCGTCGAGGCGAGCTTCTGTGTGGAATCGATGCTGCCGATGCACAGTGCCACGGCTTCCGCGTTGATGACGTCGATGCTCACGATTTCGCGCAGGGGTTGTGGGTGGCTGTCGGAAG CTAGCAATGAGGATGTATGA
- the LOC122011999 gene encoding protein NUCLEAR FUSION DEFECTIVE 6, mitochondrial-like isoform X2 translates to MIAAAAGRSILRSPCLRGAASRAGSVRPSLFRSIPKQRPPSAAVRFFRSPVEASFCVESMLPMHSATASALMTSMLTISRRGCGWLSEDG, encoded by the exons ATGATAGCCGCCGCCGCTGGCAGGTCGATCCTCCGCTCGCCTTGCCTCAGGGGCGCTGCCTCGAGAGCCGGATCAGTGCGGCCTTCCCTGTTTCGCTCCATCCCAAAGCAGAGGCCTCCGTCTGCTGCCGTTCGCTTCTTCAG GTCACCCGTCGAGGCGAGCTTCTGTGTGGAATCGATGCTGCCGATGCACAGTGCCACGGCTTCCGCGTTGATGACGTCGATGCTCACGATTTCGCGCAGGGGTTGTGGGTGGCTGTCGGAAG ATGGATGA
- the LOC122009759 gene encoding transcription repressor OFP7-like, with translation MEKSVSKSSSSKLKQRFARMLLASSCSTAANVAAATKPPATRLPETVNHGWNDRCKLDQHYWSFPADIRQRRYVAPVVHVSINCRDRRSVEASEPLLPSIGKEDRKWKPGATKRERRKVPFGQRKKSSSFPYSSSSDSLNEDELDLFSSEEEKDEEESRTTLFSSKSFSSDSSEFYHHSKRKNKSTSSKSMKSTRRPPRRHAAHSTTTELRPLVSISPAKANAGGFPVVKRSTDPYGDFRSSMVEMIVERGMSRAQDLEQLLHSYLKLNSSRHHQVILEAFEDICEAMFGK, from the coding sequence ATGGAGAAATCGGTCAGTAAAAGCAGTAGTAGCAAGCTGAAGCAGCGCTTCGCACGGATGCTGCTCGCCTCCTCCTGCTCCACCGCCGCCAACGTCGCCGCCGCGACCAAGCCTCCGGCGACGCGTCTGCCGGAGACGGTCAACCACGGGTGGAATGACCGTTGCAAGCTCGACCAGCACTACTGGTCATTTCCCGCCGACATCCGGCAGCGCCGCTACGTCGCTCCGGTCGTGCATGTCTCCATCAACTGCCGCGATCGTCGGTCGGTCGAAGCTTCCGAGCCGTTGCTCCCCTCGATCGGCAAGGAGGATAGAAAGTGGAAGCCGGGGGCAACTAAAAGAGAGAGGCGCAAGGTACCTTTTGGTCAGAGAAAGAAGAGCAGTAGCTTCCCCTACTCTTCTTCCTCGGACTCATTAAACGAGGATGAGCTCGATCTCTTCAGCAGCGAGGAAGAGAAGGACGAGGAGGAATCGAGAACTACACTGTTCTCGTCCAAGAGCTTCTCCTCCGACTCCTCCGAATTCTACCACCACAGCAAGAGGAAGAACAAGAGCACTAGTAGCAAGAGCATGAAGTCCACACGACGTCCGCCGCGAAGGCACGCGGCGCATTCGACGACGACGGAACTCCGGCCATTGGTCTCCATCTCGCCGGCCAAGGCCAACGCGGGAGGATTCCCGGTGGTGAAGCGGTCCACCGACCCTTACGGCGACTTCAGGAGCTCCATGGTGGAGATGATCGTGGAACGCGGCATGAGCAGGGCCCAAGACCTGGAGCAGCTCCTCCACTCGTACCTCAAGCTGAACTCCAGCCGACACCATCAGGTCATCCTCGAAGCATTTGAGGACATTTGTGAAGCAATGTTTGGCAAATAG